One part of the Actinomyces howellii genome encodes these proteins:
- a CDS encoding XRE family transcriptional regulator: protein MIDPTRIRLARQRQGLTRSALAVEVGVTTRTLTTWERDGAPDSRCAALVAATCQPAAFFRRPALQEVAEGAAFFRARRRAGAGLRHRSLSLGALGTDFYGEVATLFHLPPLRLPAADPRLSPAGAARELRASWGLGAGALPNLVQLAESRGVRVLGLPVETVDIDAFSFWGEDGRPYVFLSRLKTSERSRFDLAHEIGHLVLHGSTVSAGERTDRELEREADAFAAELLMPESTVRAQVPRSPSLARVLALKELLGVSARAAARAVYDAGRLTDWGYRQLQVELSLRGFDDDEPGSGLPHEQSRVFRTLADHLRSTRTPVGTWAESIGQRPQDVAALTLGQVLTSVHPPAGSPDVAAHDDPAPGGRPELSLVH, encoded by the coding sequence ATGATCGACCCGACCCGAATCAGGCTGGCCCGGCAGCGCCAGGGACTGACCCGGTCCGCGCTCGCCGTCGAGGTGGGGGTCACCACGCGGACCCTGACCACCTGGGAGCGCGACGGCGCACCGGACTCGCGGTGCGCCGCCCTCGTGGCGGCCACCTGCCAGCCCGCGGCCTTCTTCCGGCGCCCCGCCCTCCAGGAGGTCGCCGAGGGTGCGGCCTTCTTCCGTGCCCGGCGCCGGGCCGGTGCCGGGCTGCGCCACCGATCACTGTCCCTGGGCGCCCTAGGGACGGACTTCTACGGCGAGGTTGCCACCCTGTTCCACCTGCCGCCGCTACGCCTGCCCGCCGCGGACCCCAGGTTGTCCCCCGCCGGTGCTGCCCGCGAGCTGCGGGCCTCCTGGGGCCTGGGCGCTGGCGCCCTGCCCAACCTCGTCCAGCTCGCGGAGTCCCGTGGCGTGCGGGTGCTCGGCCTGCCCGTGGAGACGGTCGACATCGACGCCTTCAGCTTCTGGGGCGAGGACGGCCGCCCGTACGTCTTCCTGTCCAGGCTCAAGACCTCCGAGCGGTCCCGCTTCGATCTGGCTCACGAGATCGGGCACCTCGTGCTGCACGGCAGCACCGTGAGCGCCGGGGAGCGGACTGACCGCGAGCTGGAGCGGGAGGCGGACGCCTTCGCGGCCGAGCTCCTCATGCCCGAGTCGACAGTGCGCGCCCAGGTCCCTCGGTCGCCCTCGCTGGCCAGGGTGCTGGCCCTCAAGGAGCTGCTCGGCGTCTCGGCGCGGGCGGCTGCGCGCGCGGTCTACGACGCCGGGAGGCTGACCGACTGGGGCTATCGTCAGCTCCAGGTCGAGCTGTCCCTCAGGGGCTTCGACGATGACGAGCCGGGCAGCGGCCTGCCTCATGAGCAGTCACGCGTCTTCCGGACACTCGCCGACCATCTGCGTTCCACGCGGACACCCGTGGGCACCTGGGCGGAGTCCATCGGTCAGCGCCCCCAGGACGTGGCCGCCCTCACGCTCGGGCAGGTGCTCACCTCAGTGCACCCCCCTGCCGGCTCGCCGGACGTGGCCGCACACGACGACCCGGCCCCCGGTGGGCGACCGGAGCTGTCCCTGGTGCACTGA
- a CDS encoding anaerobic C4-dicarboxylate transporter, translated as MRTTPSVPREVPVSALVITLEVVIILACLLVGAHKGGMALGLISGIGLVVLVFGFRLEPGEPPVSVILTILAVIGCAATLQQSGGLDVMMQFAEKLLRKHPEQVTLLGPLVTWTLTVLCGTGHVVYTMLPIIADISIKKDIRPERPMAASSVAAQMGVTASPVSVATVSVVSILADNTSKGWSVPQILMVSVPASLSGVLLAALWSMRRGKDLDKDEEFQARLADPEFRANVYAGSETLIGKVFPREAYRATAIFLGAIAVVVVLGAVERLRPLFATGDGGELEPLSMNLVIQMVMLAAGALILLTCRVEAGRIASTAVFKSGATAMFSIFGVAWMTETVVSAHLDSLESGLAGVLSDHVWTYAIVLFIIGKLVNSQAAGLLIVAPMALQLGVDPVVIVGFIGASYGYFILPTYPSDLAAIGFDPTGTTRIGKYIVNHSFLVPGLIGVATSCLVGTVLARLLLG; from the coding sequence ATGAGGACCACACCGTCCGTCCCCCGGGAGGTGCCCGTGTCCGCCCTCGTCATCACGCTCGAAGTCGTCATCATCCTGGCCTGCCTGCTCGTGGGCGCCCACAAGGGCGGCATGGCCCTGGGCCTCATCTCCGGCATCGGTCTGGTCGTCCTCGTCTTCGGCTTCCGCCTCGAGCCCGGCGAGCCGCCCGTCTCCGTCATCCTCACGATCCTGGCCGTCATCGGCTGCGCCGCCACCCTCCAGCAGTCAGGCGGCCTCGACGTCATGATGCAGTTCGCCGAGAAGCTGCTGCGCAAGCACCCCGAGCAGGTCACCCTCCTCGGCCCGCTGGTCACCTGGACCCTGACCGTCCTGTGCGGCACCGGCCACGTCGTCTACACGATGCTGCCGATCATCGCCGACATCTCCATCAAGAAGGACATCCGACCCGAGCGCCCGATGGCCGCCTCCTCGGTAGCCGCGCAGATGGGCGTGACGGCCTCGCCGGTGTCGGTGGCCACCGTCTCGGTGGTCTCGATCCTCGCGGACAACACGAGCAAGGGGTGGTCGGTCCCCCAGATCCTCATGGTCTCGGTTCCCGCCTCGCTGTCCGGGGTCCTCCTGGCCGCCCTGTGGTCGATGCGCCGGGGCAAGGACCTCGACAAGGACGAGGAGTTCCAGGCCCGCCTGGCGGACCCCGAGTTCCGCGCCAACGTCTACGCCGGTTCCGAGACCCTCATCGGCAAGGTCTTCCCGCGCGAGGCCTACCGGGCGACCGCGATCTTCCTGGGCGCCATCGCGGTCGTCGTGGTCCTGGGCGCGGTCGAGAGGCTGCGTCCCCTGTTCGCCACCGGGGACGGCGGTGAGCTCGAGCCCCTGTCGATGAACCTCGTCATCCAGATGGTCATGCTCGCCGCCGGGGCGCTCATCCTGCTCACCTGCCGGGTCGAGGCCGGCAGGATCGCCTCGACGGCCGTGTTCAAGTCGGGCGCGACGGCGATGTTCTCCATCTTCGGCGTGGCCTGGATGACCGAGACGGTCGTGTCCGCCCACCTCGACTCCCTGGAGTCCGGTCTGGCGGGGGTGCTGTCCGACCACGTGTGGACCTACGCGATCGTCCTGTTCATCATCGGCAAGCTCGTCAACTCCCAGGCCGCCGGCCTGCTCATCGTCGCCCCGATGGCTCTCCAGCTCGGGGTCGACCCGGTGGTCATCGTCGGCTTCATCGGGGCGTCCTACGGGTACTTCATCCTGCCGACCTACCCCTCGGACCTGGCCGCCATCGGCTTCGACCCGACCGGGACGACCCGCATCGGCAAGTACATCGTCAACCACTCCTTCCTCGTGCCCGGCCTCATCGGGGTGGCCACCTCCTGCCTCGTGGGCACGGTCCTGGCCCGCCTGCTCCTGGGCTGA
- a CDS encoding inositol-3-phosphate synthase yields the protein MPAPSPIRVAIVGVGNCASSLVQGVTYYRDASPQERVPGLMHVDFGGYHVRDLEFVAAFDVDAAKVGLDLAEAITAGVNNTIHLAEVEPTGTTVLRGPTLDGLGEYYRATVEESPAPAVDVVEALRQARAEVLVSYLPVGSEEAARFYAECAIEARCAFVNCMPVFIGSTTEWSDRFAAAGVPVIGDDIKSQLGATITHRVLARLFEERGCVLDRTYQLNVGGNMDFKNMLQRSRLESKKISKTNAVQSNLAARLDEHDVHIGPSDHVAWLDDRKWAYVRLEGRNFGDAPISLEYKLEVWDSPNSAGIVIDAVRAARIALDRGVGGELLSAASYFMKSPMEQRPDAEARASVEEFIAGTRER from the coding sequence ATGCCAGCCCCCTCACCCATCCGCGTCGCGATCGTCGGCGTCGGCAACTGCGCCTCCTCCCTCGTCCAGGGAGTCACCTACTACCGCGACGCCAGCCCCCAGGAGCGGGTCCCCGGCCTCATGCACGTCGACTTCGGCGGCTACCACGTGCGGGACCTCGAGTTCGTCGCGGCCTTCGACGTCGACGCGGCCAAGGTCGGGCTCGACCTGGCCGAGGCGATCACCGCGGGTGTGAACAACACCATCCACCTTGCCGAGGTCGAGCCCACCGGGACCACCGTGCTGCGCGGCCCGACCCTCGACGGGCTGGGCGAGTACTACCGGGCCACCGTCGAGGAGTCCCCCGCGCCGGCCGTCGACGTCGTCGAGGCTCTGCGCCAGGCCCGGGCGGAGGTCCTCGTGTCCTACCTGCCCGTCGGCAGCGAGGAGGCGGCCCGCTTCTACGCCGAGTGCGCCATCGAGGCCCGCTGCGCCTTCGTCAACTGCATGCCGGTGTTCATCGGCTCCACCACGGAGTGGAGCGACCGCTTCGCCGCCGCCGGTGTGCCGGTCATCGGGGACGACATCAAGAGCCAGCTCGGCGCCACGATCACCCACCGGGTGCTCGCACGCCTCTTCGAGGAGCGCGGCTGCGTCCTGGACCGCACCTACCAGCTCAACGTCGGCGGGAACATGGACTTCAAGAACATGCTCCAGCGCTCCCGCCTGGAGTCCAAGAAGATCTCGAAGACCAACGCGGTCCAGTCCAACCTCGCCGCCCGGCTCGACGAGCACGACGTCCACATCGGCCCCTCCGACCACGTCGCCTGGCTCGATGACCGCAAGTGGGCCTACGTGCGCCTCGAGGGCCGCAACTTCGGGGACGCCCCGATCTCCCTGGAGTACAAGCTGGAGGTCTGGGACTCACCGAACTCGGCGGGGATCGTCATCGACGCGGTGCGGGCCGCCAGGATCGCCCTGGACCGCGGCGTGGGCGGGGAGCTGCTCAGCGCGGCGTCCTACTTCATGAAGTCCCCCATGGAGCAGCGCCCCGACGCCGAGGCGCGCGCCAGCGTCGAGGAGTTCATCGCCGGCACCCGCGAGCGCTGA
- a CDS encoding transglycosylase domain-containing protein, which yields MAESTGKGSRPRGTKLSRAAGASRTPSKGLPASIPPAGRSGAPEAQATTTGTAAGAATATAAGGAGKGGKAAKAGKADKAGKGAAKAVAAGKGAGKAARRRRFLNYPRAGKGPVMRWLPSWRFVLGSFLLLILAAVGGFVLAYSMIKVPEPSEFAQAQTTTVYYSDGTTVMGEFAEIDRTIVDTTALPDYVGNAVVASEDRSFYSNNGVDPKGIVRALVNNLRGGDTQGASTLTQQYIKNYYVDTTSSYVGKFKQAIMAIKIDRELSKEEILDSYLNTVYYGRGAYGIEAAAQAYFGHSAAELSVSEAALIAGILPAPSSWDPAVDPAKAEERWGRVLDYMLEDGYITQEQYDSATFPETIASQNAETYAGPNGYLLQLVRAELESDAGLTAQQIDTGGYRIVTTIDKENQEAAVAAVNNLPEGASPNLRVGLVSIDASTGGIVALYGGSDYLTNQVNSSTDAVAQAGSTYKPFTLVAALEEGASLSDGYTSNSPMTIEGNEYVNFRGVSYGWSNLIKATQYSINTAYVQLNRDVGPENTNDAAVRAGYPEDTVGMNDYVQNVLGSASPHTIDIATAYATFASQGTRHDTHIVQDVSNADGSVVYTGNTEGEKVFSDDVMADATYAMEQVVQYGSGDTALALNRPVAAKTGSSSDNKSAQFAGYTPQIATAVTLYQTGPNGEEESITPWGEYDEITGSTYPADIFTDYMEVALADLPVEEFPERTSASYERGSLGEATPEPTYVPTEAPVEEVTEAPTVEVTEAPTVEAPVEEVTEPPVDQATPAPPQDTGDTQPSGGTGDGTDTQQQPQQQQGVNSQPNNGG from the coding sequence GTGGCTGAATCCACAGGCAAGGGTTCCCGTCCCAGGGGCACGAAGCTGTCCCGGGCGGCGGGTGCGTCGAGGACCCCCTCGAAGGGGCTGCCCGCCTCCATCCCGCCGGCGGGACGGTCCGGGGCGCCTGAGGCGCAGGCCACGACGACCGGCACCGCTGCTGGCGCGGCGACCGCGACGGCGGCGGGCGGCGCAGGCAAGGGCGGCAAGGCAGCCAAGGCCGGCAAGGCCGACAAGGCCGGCAAGGGCGCAGCCAAGGCCGTCGCGGCAGGCAAGGGGGCGGGCAAGGCCGCGCGCCGGCGCCGCTTCCTCAACTACCCCCGCGCGGGCAAGGGCCCGGTCATGCGCTGGCTGCCGAGCTGGCGCTTCGTGCTGGGCAGCTTCCTGCTGCTCATCCTGGCGGCGGTCGGTGGGTTCGTCCTGGCCTACTCCATGATCAAGGTCCCCGAGCCCAGCGAGTTCGCCCAGGCCCAGACGACGACCGTCTACTACTCCGACGGGACGACGGTCATGGGCGAGTTCGCCGAGATCGACCGCACGATCGTCGACACTACCGCCTTGCCGGACTACGTGGGCAACGCCGTCGTGGCCAGCGAGGACCGCAGCTTCTACTCGAACAACGGCGTGGATCCCAAGGGCATCGTGCGCGCGCTGGTCAACAACCTGCGCGGAGGGGACACCCAGGGCGCGTCGACCCTGACCCAGCAGTACATCAAGAACTACTACGTCGACACGACCAGCTCCTACGTCGGGAAGTTCAAGCAGGCGATCATGGCGATCAAGATCGACCGCGAGCTGTCCAAGGAGGAGATCCTCGACTCCTACCTCAACACCGTCTACTACGGGCGCGGCGCCTACGGCATCGAGGCGGCCGCCCAGGCCTACTTCGGGCACTCGGCCGCCGAGCTGAGCGTCTCCGAGGCGGCGCTCATCGCAGGCATCCTTCCGGCGCCCAGCAGCTGGGACCCGGCCGTCGACCCCGCCAAGGCGGAGGAGCGGTGGGGGCGCGTCCTGGACTACATGCTCGAGGACGGCTACATCACCCAGGAGCAGTACGACTCCGCCACCTTCCCCGAGACGATCGCCTCCCAGAACGCGGAGACCTACGCGGGGCCCAACGGCTACCTGCTCCAGCTCGTGCGCGCTGAGCTGGAGTCGGACGCCGGCCTGACGGCCCAGCAGATCGACACCGGCGGCTACCGCATCGTGACGACGATCGACAAGGAGAACCAGGAGGCCGCGGTGGCGGCGGTCAACAACCTGCCCGAGGGCGCGTCGCCGAACCTGCGCGTGGGCCTGGTGTCGATCGACGCCTCGACAGGTGGGATCGTCGCCTTGTACGGAGGCAGCGACTACCTGACCAACCAGGTCAACTCCTCGACGGACGCCGTCGCCCAGGCGGGGTCGACCTACAAGCCCTTCACCCTCGTGGCGGCGCTCGAGGAGGGGGCGAGCCTGTCGGACGGCTACACCTCGAACTCCCCGATGACGATCGAGGGCAACGAGTACGTCAACTTCCGGGGCGTGTCCTACGGCTGGTCCAACCTCATCAAGGCGACCCAGTACTCGATCAACACGGCCTACGTCCAGCTCAACCGGGACGTCGGCCCGGAGAACACCAACGACGCGGCGGTGCGGGCGGGCTACCCGGAGGACACCGTCGGCATGAACGACTACGTCCAGAACGTCCTCGGCTCGGCCTCGCCGCACACCATCGACATCGCCACCGCCTACGCGACCTTCGCCTCCCAGGGCACGCGTCACGACACCCACATCGTCCAGGACGTGAGCAACGCCGACGGGTCGGTCGTCTACACCGGCAACACCGAGGGTGAGAAGGTCTTCTCCGACGACGTCATGGCGGACGCCACCTACGCCATGGAGCAGGTGGTCCAGTACGGGTCGGGTGACACCGCACTGGCCCTCAACCGTCCCGTGGCCGCCAAGACCGGGTCCTCCAGCGACAACAAGTCGGCGCAGTTCGCCGGCTACACCCCGCAGATCGCCACCGCCGTCACGCTCTACCAGACGGGGCCCAACGGCGAGGAGGAGTCGATCACCCCGTGGGGCGAGTACGACGAGATCACGGGCTCGACCTACCCGGCTGACATCTTCACCGACTACATGGAGGTGGCCCTGGCCGACCTGCCGGTCGAGGAGTTCCCCGAGAGGACCTCGGCCTCCTACGAGCGCGGGTCCCTGGGGGAGGCGACCCCGGAGCCGACCTACGTGCCGACCGAGGCGCCGGTCGAGGAGGTGACCGAGGCCCCGACCGTCGAGGTGACCGAGGCCCCGACCGTCGAGGCGCCGGTCGAGGAGGTGACCGAGCCGCCGGTCGATCAGGCGACTCCGGCCCCTCCACAGGACACCGGTGACACGCAGCCGAGCGGCGGCACGGGAGACGGAACCGACACCCAGCAGCAACCGCAGCAGCAACAGGGAGTCAACTCGCAACCGAACAACGGCGGATGA
- the rpsF gene encoding 30S ribosomal protein S6, which produces MRHYEIMIILDPETDERTVASSLEKLLQVVPSNGGTVDKVDVWGKRRLAYDIKKKSEGFYVVVDLTTTPAIAQELDRQLGLNETVLRTKMLRPDA; this is translated from the coding sequence ATGCGTCACTACGAGATCATGATCATTCTCGACCCCGAGACCGACGAGCGCACCGTCGCCAGCTCGCTCGAGAAGCTGCTGCAGGTCGTCCCCAGCAACGGGGGAACCGTCGACAAGGTCGACGTCTGGGGCAAGCGCCGTCTGGCCTACGACATCAAGAAGAAGTCCGAGGGCTTCTACGTCGTGGTCGACCTGACCACGACGCCCGCCATCGCCCAGGAGCTCGACCGCCAGCTCGGCCTTAACGAGACCGTCCTGCGCACCAAGATGCTGCGCCCTGACGCCTGA
- a CDS encoding single-stranded DNA-binding protein, translated as MAGDTIITIVGNLTADPEMRYTPSGAAVTSFTIASTPRTFDRASGEWKDGETLFMRCSIWREAAENVSESLTKGMRVIAQGRLNQRSFTTREGEQRTVVEMQVDEIGPSLRYARAQVTRIGRGQGGQGGFGGQQGQGGYNAQGGQGGFQPQGGQGSYNAQGGQGGFGGQQGQGGYNAPAGGAADDPWATGGTTSFGDEPPF; from the coding sequence ATGGCCGGTGACACGATCATCACGATCGTCGGGAACCTGACCGCCGACCCCGAGATGCGCTACACGCCCTCGGGTGCTGCGGTCACGTCCTTCACGATCGCCTCGACGCCGCGCACCTTCGACCGCGCCTCCGGGGAGTGGAAGGACGGGGAGACCCTGTTCATGCGCTGCTCGATCTGGCGCGAGGCCGCGGAGAACGTCTCGGAGTCCCTGACCAAGGGCATGCGGGTCATCGCCCAGGGTCGTCTCAACCAGCGCTCCTTCACCACCCGCGAGGGCGAGCAGCGCACCGTCGTGGAGATGCAGGTCGACGAGATCGGCCCCTCCCTGCGCTACGCCCGCGCCCAGGTCACCCGCATCGGTCGGGGCCAGGGTGGTCAGGGAGGCTTCGGCGGCCAGCAGGGCCAGGGCGGCTACAACGCCCAGGGCGGCCAGGGAGGCTTCCAGCCCCAGGGCGGTCAGGGCAGTTACAACGCCCAGGGTGGCCAGGGAGGCTTCGGCGGCCAGCAGGGCCAGGGCGGCTACAACGCGCCGGCCGGCGGCGCCGCTGACGACCCGTGGGCCACCGGCGGCACGACGTCCTTCGGTGACGAGCCCCCGTTCTGA
- the rpsR gene encoding 30S ribosomal protein S18 yields MAKPQLRKPKKKVGPVKAIRVGTIDYKDTATLRKFISDRGKIRARRVTGVSVQEQRKIAKAVKNAREMALLPYSSSAR; encoded by the coding sequence ATGGCGAAGCCTCAGCTTCGTAAGCCGAAGAAGAAGGTCGGCCCGGTCAAGGCCATCCGGGTCGGCACCATCGACTACAAGGACACCGCGACCCTGCGGAAGTTCATCTCCGACCGCGGCAAGATCCGCGCCCGCCGGGTCACCGGCGTCTCCGTCCAGGAGCAGCGCAAGATCGCCAAGGCCGTGAAGAACGCCCGTGAGATGGCGCTGCTGCCCTACTCGAGCTCCGCTCGCTGA
- the rplI gene encoding 50S ribosomal protein L9, which produces MTTKLILTHDVTNLGSAGEVVEVKDGYARNYLVPRKLATPWTKGAQRQLDQMAEARRRRSIESLEQAQAARAWLGDNVVTVTATAGANGRLFGAVTTADLAAAVKDAEGPVVDRRSIEVNPPIKSVGRHSASVRLHPDVVATIEVNVVAAR; this is translated from the coding sequence ATGACCACCAAGCTCATCCTCACGCACGACGTCACCAACCTCGGCTCTGCCGGCGAGGTCGTCGAGGTCAAGGACGGCTACGCCCGCAACTACCTCGTTCCCCGTAAGCTGGCCACGCCCTGGACGAAGGGCGCCCAGCGCCAGCTCGACCAGATGGCCGAGGCGCGTCGTCGCCGCTCGATCGAGTCCCTCGAGCAGGCCCAGGCCGCCCGGGCCTGGCTGGGGGACAACGTCGTGACCGTCACCGCGACCGCCGGCGCCAACGGACGCCTCTTCGGCGCCGTGACCACCGCCGACCTGGCTGCCGCGGTCAAGGACGCCGAGGGCCCGGTCGTCGACCGCCGCTCGATCGAGGTCAACCCTCCGATCAAGTCGGTCGGGCGTCACAGCGCCTCGGTGCGTCTGCACCCCGACGTCGTGGCGACCATCGAGGTCAACGTCGTCGCCGCTCGCTGA
- a CDS encoding MATE family efflux transporter gives MTAVGRRPSGALDRQILALALPALGALVAEPVFVLVDSAMVGHLGAASLAGLSLASTVLTTLVGLFVFLAYSTTATTARLFGAGDRRAGLRAGVDGLWLALLLGLGAAALLGACAPRVTGLLGAQDAVAVNAVAYLRASAGGLPGMLVVLAATGTLRGLLDTRTPFAVATAGAVLNVALNAVLIYGLGMGVAGSGLGTALSQTAMAVALGAPVLHAARREGVAVAPRIAGLGTSLGAGLPLLVRTISLRLALLATVWSATSLGPTALAAHQVVAAVWGLTAFALDALAIAAQALIGRALGAAQARAAGGTGSGPGATGTAPPEDPEGVGEVRAVLRRSLVWGVASGAVLGTAVAALSPWLPRLFSPEHAVVGAASPALLIAGTAMPMAGAVFLLDGVLMGAGDGRYLAWAGVVTLLPYLPLTALIAQGWPEPGTGALMWLWAAFGWVFMGARLATTGLRTRHLAAFAPRPS, from the coding sequence ATGACGGCTGTCGGGCGCCGCCCATCAGGCGCCCTCGACAGACAGATCCTGGCCCTTGCCCTGCCCGCGCTCGGGGCCCTCGTCGCCGAGCCGGTCTTCGTCCTGGTCGACTCCGCCATGGTCGGGCACCTGGGGGCTGCCAGCCTGGCCGGGCTGTCCCTGGCCTCCACCGTCCTCACGACGCTGGTCGGCCTCTTCGTCTTCCTGGCCTACTCGACCACGGCGACCACCGCCCGGCTCTTCGGGGCGGGCGACCGACGCGCGGGCCTGCGTGCGGGCGTGGACGGCCTGTGGCTCGCCCTGCTCCTGGGCCTGGGGGCGGCCGCGCTCCTGGGGGCGTGCGCCCCGCGGGTGACCGGTCTTCTCGGCGCCCAGGACGCGGTGGCGGTCAACGCCGTCGCCTACCTGCGCGCCTCAGCCGGTGGTTTGCCGGGGATGCTCGTCGTCCTCGCCGCCACCGGCACGCTCAGGGGACTGCTCGACACACGCACCCCCTTCGCCGTGGCAACCGCGGGAGCTGTCCTCAACGTCGCGCTCAACGCCGTCCTCATCTACGGCCTCGGGATGGGGGTGGCCGGCTCGGGCCTGGGAACCGCTCTGTCTCAGACGGCGATGGCGGTCGCCCTGGGAGCGCCCGTGCTTCACGCGGCCCGGCGTGAGGGGGTCGCGGTGGCGCCCCGGATCGCCGGCCTGGGGACCTCCCTGGGCGCCGGCCTGCCCCTGCTCGTGCGCACGATCTCCCTGCGCCTGGCGCTCCTGGCCACCGTGTGGAGTGCCACCTCTCTGGGGCCCACCGCCCTGGCGGCGCACCAGGTCGTGGCCGCCGTCTGGGGCCTGACAGCCTTCGCCCTCGACGCCCTGGCGATCGCGGCGCAGGCACTCATCGGGCGGGCCCTGGGAGCCGCACAGGCCCGGGCCGCAGGCGGCACCGGGTCCGGGCCGGGGGCCACCGGCACCGCACCCCCCGAGGATCCTGAGGGCGTCGGAGAAGTCCGCGCTGTCCTGCGACGCAGCCTGGTCTGGGGCGTCGCCTCCGGCGCGGTCCTCGGCACCGCGGTGGCCGCTCTCAGCCCGTGGCTCCCTCGGCTCTTCAGCCCGGAGCACGCCGTCGTCGGGGCCGCCTCACCCGCGCTGCTCATCGCGGGCACCGCCATGCCCATGGCCGGAGCGGTGTTCCTTCTTGACGGGGTGCTCATGGGCGCGGGCGACGGGCGCTACCTGGCGTGGGCGGGCGTCGTCACGCTCCTGCCCTACCTGCCTCTGACCGCGCTCATCGCTCAGGGCTGGCCCGAGCCCGGCACCGGCGCGCTCATGTGGCTGTGGGCCGCCTTCGGGTGGGTGTTCATGGGGGCGCGTCTCGCGACGACCGGCCTGCGTACCCGCCACCTCGCGGCCTTCGCACCCCGTCCGTCCTGA
- the dnaB gene encoding replicative DNA helicase, protein MTDIDHTGVPAGRGAERDRAAARFDGEFDRVPPQDLDAEMATLGGMLLSKDAITDVIEVLRGPEFYKPAHESIFDAIVEVYNRTEPADPLIVADELAKRGELDRVGGAPYLASLMATVPTAANAAYYARIVKEKSLMRGLVQAGTRITQLGYSTDAGDIAELVTLAEAEVYSVAHHEGQKEDYVNVGALLNEANLEIEAGQARDSGQMTGVPTGFVELDELTGGLHPGQMIIVAARPAMGKSTLAVDFCRSASIHARGPDGRPIPSCYFSLEMGRMELMMRILSAESGVDMTKLRGGKTMNERDWEDVARAYNPVSEAPLYIDDSPNLTMPEIRSKALRLKQQHGLGLMVIDYLQLMSSGKRVESRQQEVSEFSRSLKLLAKEIEIPVIAVAQLNRGPEQRTGNKPQMSDLRESGSLEQDADIIMLLHRPEYYQPEERPGEADIIVAKHRNGQTKVIPVAFQGHLSRFANMARDMGGEPAYE, encoded by the coding sequence TTGACCGACATCGACCACACCGGTGTGCCCGCCGGTCGCGGCGCCGAGCGGGACCGTGCGGCCGCCCGCTTCGACGGCGAGTTCGACCGGGTCCCGCCCCAGGACCTCGACGCCGAGATGGCGACCCTCGGTGGGATGCTCCTGAGCAAGGACGCGATCACCGACGTCATCGAGGTGCTGCGCGGCCCCGAGTTCTACAAGCCCGCGCACGAGTCGATCTTCGACGCCATCGTCGAGGTCTACAACCGCACCGAGCCGGCCGACCCGCTCATCGTCGCCGACGAGCTGGCCAAGCGGGGCGAGCTGGACAGGGTCGGTGGAGCCCCCTACCTGGCCAGCCTCATGGCGACGGTCCCGACGGCAGCCAACGCCGCCTACTACGCGCGCATCGTCAAGGAGAAGTCCCTCATGCGCGGCCTGGTCCAGGCGGGGACCCGCATCACCCAGCTGGGCTACTCCACCGACGCGGGGGACATCGCCGAGCTCGTCACCCTGGCGGAGGCCGAGGTCTACTCGGTGGCCCACCACGAGGGCCAAAAGGAGGACTACGTCAACGTCGGCGCGCTCCTCAACGAGGCCAACCTCGAGATCGAGGCGGGGCAGGCGCGAGACAGCGGGCAGATGACCGGTGTGCCCACGGGCTTCGTCGAGCTCGACGAGCTGACCGGAGGTCTCCACCCCGGGCAGATGATCATCGTCGCGGCGCGACCGGCCATGGGCAAGTCGACCCTGGCGGTCGACTTCTGCCGCTCGGCCTCGATCCACGCGCGCGGGCCGGACGGCAGGCCCATTCCCAGCTGCTACTTCTCCCTCGAGATGGGGCGCATGGAGCTCATGATGCGCATCCTGTCGGCGGAGTCGGGGGTCGACATGACGAAGCTGCGCGGTGGCAAGACGATGAACGAGCGCGACTGGGAGGACGTGGCCCGCGCCTACAACCCGGTGTCGGAGGCGCCCCTGTACATCGATGACTCCCCGAACCTCACGATGCCCGAGATCCGCTCCAAGGCCCTGAGGCTCAAGCAGCAGCACGGCCTGGGCCTCATGGTCATCGACTACCTCCAGCTCATGAGCTCGGGCAAGCGGGTCGAGTCGCGCCAGCAGGAGGTCTCGGAGTTCTCCCGGTCCCTCAAGCTCCTGGCCAAGGAGATCGAGATCCCGGTGATCGCGGTGGCCCAGCTCAACCGTGGTCCCGAGCAGCGCACCGGCAACAAGCCGCAGATGTCGGACCTGCGCGAGTCCGGATCGCTGGAGCAGGACGCCGACATCATCATGCTGCTCCACCGCCCGGAGTACTACCAGCCCGAGGAGCGCCCGGGCGAGGCCGACATCATCGTGGCCAAGCACCGTAACGGCCAGACCAAGGTCATCCCGGTAGCCTTCCAGGGGCACCTGTCGCGCTTCGCCAACATGGCCCGTGACATGGGTGGCGAGCCCGCCTACGAGTGA